A portion of the Drosophila innubila isolate TH190305 chromosome 3L unlocalized genomic scaffold, UK_Dinn_1.0 0_D_3L, whole genome shotgun sequence genome contains these proteins:
- the LOC117789046 gene encoding uncharacterized protein KIAA1143 homolog encodes MSKRNNITYVKPQEPSFLAKLKAEIGYKEGPTVDTKRQKLEDLDQDQDREDYDSSEERPEREDEKPQIVVLSRGDLTADEVALEQQRIAKEEAEKPADLNQPIVFKQRVKQPKIETEDKTDKTKSKKSSDKRKKSKASSSNSKLSFNEDEEDAEAVED; translated from the exons ATGTCCAAGCGCAATAATATAACCTACGTGAAGCCACAGGAACCCAGTTTTTTGGCCAAACTCAAGGCGGAAATTGGCTATAAGGAAGGGCCGACCGTCGACACAAAG cGCCAGAAACTAGAAGACCTCGACCAGGACCAGGACCGGGAAGACTACGATTCCAGTGAGGAACGGCCAGAGCGCGAGGACGAGAAGCCGCAAATTGTTGTCCTATCGCGTGGGGATCTCACGGCTGACGAGGTGGCCCTCGAGCAGCAGCGCATAGCAAAAg AGGAAGCTGAAAAGCCCGCGGATTTAAATCAACCTATTGTCTTCAAGCAGCGCGTTAAACAGCCAAAAATTGAGACGGAGGATAAAACGGATAAAACCAAATCCAAGAAATCATCAGATAAACGCAAAAAGTCCAAGGCCAGCAGCAGTAATAGCAAATTGTCATTCAACGAGGACGAAGAGGACGCTGAAGCAGTCGAGGATTAA